The Primulina eburnea isolate SZY01 chromosome 13, ASM2296580v1, whole genome shotgun sequence genome includes a region encoding these proteins:
- the LOC140809778 gene encoding chloroplast stem-loop binding protein of 41 kDa b, chloroplastic-like: MATFTLLRPCFQIYSTQKAKPDLYSFSKSLGQCSTSRFGSVGHQYKKKQWQSKGALCVTASSSKKILIMGGTRFIGIFLSRLLLQEGHQVTLFTRGKAPVASQLPGESDADFNNFASEILHLKGDRMDFEFVKSSLSAERFDVVYDINGREANEVEPILDALPNLEQYIYCSSAGVYLKTDYLPHFETDAVDPKSRHKGKLETESLLKSRGVNWTSIRPVYIYGPLNYNPVEEWFFHRLKAGRPIPIPNSGMQVTQLGHVKDLAVAFLRVLGNEKASEEVFNISGEKYVTFDGLARACAKAGGFPEPEIIHYNPKGFDFGKKKAFPFRDQHFFASVEKAKIVLGFVPEYDLVEGLTDSYNLDFGRGTFRKTADFSTDDIILGKSLSLVA; encoded by the exons ATGGCCACGTTCACACTTCTCAGACCCTGCTTCCAAATTTATTCTACGCAAAAAGCCAAGCCAGATTTGTATTCATTTTCAAAATCT CTGGGGCAATGCTCAACTTCAAGGTTCGGGAGTGTTGGGCATCAG TATAAGAAGAAACAATGGCAGTCCAAAGGAGCATTGTGCGTTACCGCATCAAGTTCCAAGAAAATTCTTATAATGGGAGGCACAAGATTCATTGGTATTTTTTTGTCCAGGCTCCTTCTCCAAGAGGGCCACCAG GTTACTCTATTCACCAGAGGAAAAGCACCTGTTGCCTCGCAGTTACCTGGTGAATCAGACGCGGACTTTAACAATTTTGCATCCGAG ATCTTGCACTTGAAGGGAGACAGAATGGACTTTGAATTCGTAAAGAGCAGCCTTTCGGCGGAAAGATTTGATGTTGTATATGATATCAATG GTCGTGAAGCAAATGAAGTGGAACCAATTTTAGACGCTTTACCAAACCTCGAACA GTACATTTACTGCTCTTCAGCCGGAGTGTACCTCAAAACTGATTATCTACCACATTTTGAG ACTGATGCAGTTGATCCAAAGAGCAGACACAAGGGCAAGCTAGAGACGGAGAGCTTATTAAAATCGCGGGGCGTAAATTGGACTTCTATAAGGCCAGTCTACATTTATGGACCGTTGAACTATAATCCAGTTGAAGAGTGGTTCTTCCATCGATTGAAAGCTGGTAGGCCAATACCAATTCCCAATTCAGGAATGCAGGTCACACAACTTGGCCATGTGAAG GATCTTGCTGTTGCTTTTCTTCGAGTTCTTGGCAATGAAAAAGCAAGTGAAGAGGTTTTCAACATCTCTGGAGAAAAATACGTTACTTTCGATGGATTAGCAAGAGCATGCGCCAAG GCTGGTGGATTCCCAGAACCTGAGATTATTCACTACAACCCCAAGGGGTTTGATTTTGGTAAAAAGAAAGCTTTTCCATTCCGCGACCAG CATTTCTTCGCGTCGGTTGAAAAGGCGAAGATCGTGCTGGGATTTGTACCGGAATACGATCTAGTTGAAGGTCTTACAGATTCCTACAACCTGGATTTTGGTAGGGGGACATTCAGGAAAACAGCAGATTTCTCAACAGATGATATTATCCTAGGAAAGAGCCTTAGCCTTGTTGCTTAG
- the LOC140809858 gene encoding LOW QUALITY PROTEIN: cytochrome P450 86A1-like (The sequence of the model RefSeq protein was modified relative to this genomic sequence to represent the inferred CDS: deleted 1 base in 1 codon), protein MDTLLLFFCFAAVISAYGLWFWPLARKLTGPKAWPVVGSLPHLFINRSRIHDWIAGNLLSTGSAATYQTCTIAIPFLARKQGFYTVTCHPKNIEHILRTRFYNYPKGPTWQTAFHDLLGQGIFNSDGDTWLLQRKTAALEFTTRTLRQAMARWVNRTIRTRFWVILEKAAKNHTPVDLQDLLLRLTFDNICGLTFGKDPETLSIEMPENPFAIAFDSATEATLQRLLYPGFLWRLKKILDVGSEKRLRRSLNIVENYMTEALDARKQNPSDDLLSRFMKKRDIDGSLFSNSVLKRIALNFVLAGRDTSSVALSWFFWLVMNTPRVEEKIIKEILNVLQKARGKDTQKWIEDPLTFDEADQLVYLKAALAETLRLYPSVPEDFKYVVSDDILPDGTELPAGSTVTYSIYSMGRMKNIWGDDCMEFKPERWLSESGDHFEPAKDTYKFVAFNGGPRTCLGKELAYLQMKSVASAVLLRYRLSLVPGHRVEQKMSLTLFMKNGLKVYLKPRELPVIVSV, encoded by the exons ATGGACACTCTATTACTTTTCTTCTGCTTTGCAGCGGTGATATCAGCTTATGGCTTATGGTTTTGGCCGCTAGCACGAAAACTCACCGGCCCGAAGGCGTGGCCAGTTGTCGGTAGCCTTCCGCATCTGTTCATCAATCGGAGTCGAATCCACGACTGGATAGCTGGAAACCTCCTTTCTACAGGCAGCGCCGCCACGTATCAAACATGCACCATAGCCATCCCGTTCTTGGCTAGGAAACAAGGGTTCTACACGGTCACATGTCACCCGAAGAACATAGAACACATTCTTCGGACCCGGTTCTATAACTATCCGAAAGGCCCTACTTGGCAAACCGCCTTTCATGATCTTTTGGGACAAGGGATATTCAACAGTGATGGTGACACATGGCTGCTGCAGCGAAAAACTGCCGCTCTTGAGTTTACTACAAGGACTCTTCGCCAAGCGATGGCTCGTTGGGTGAACCGAACAATACGAACCCGTTTTTGGGTTATCTTGGAGAAGGCCGCTAAAAATCACACACCAGTGGATTTGCAAGATTTGTTGCTTCGTTTAACGTTTGATAATATATGTGGGCTTACTTTTGGGAAGGACCCTGAAACGTTGTCAATTGAAATGCCTGAGAATCCATTTGCAATTGCGTTTGATTCTGCAACCGAAGCAACTCTGCAGAGGCTACTCTACCCTGGTTTTTTATGGAGATTGAAGAAAATTCTTGATGTGGGATCTGAAAAGAGGTTGAGGAGAAGCCTAAATATTGTGGAAAATTACATGACAGAAGCACTTGATGCACGAAAACAAAATCCATCAGATGATCTTTTGTCCCGTTTCATGAAGAAGAGAGATATTGATGGTAGCCTCTTCTCAAACTCGGTACTCAAACGGATAGCCTTAAACTTTGTTCTTGCGGGCCGCGACACATCCTCGGTGGCTCTAAGTTGGTTCTTCTGGCTCGTAATGAACACACCCCGTGTCGAAGAAAAGATCATAAAGGAGATCTTGAATGTTCTG CAAAAAGCCAGAGGCAAAGACACCCAGAAATGGATTGAAGACCCGCTGACATTTGATGAAGCAGACCAACTAGTTTACCTAAAGGCAGCACTAGCCGAGACTCTCCGTTTGTACCCTTCCGTGCCTGAAGACTTCAAATACGTTGTCTCAGATGACATTTTACCCGATGGGACGGAGTTACCTGCTGGTTCAACGGTGACATATTCAATATACTCCATGGGGAGGATGAAGAATATTTGGGGTGACGATTGCATGGAGTTCAAACCGGAGAGGTGGCTATCAGAGAGCGGAGACCATTTCGAACCGGCCAAGGATACCTACAAGTTTGTGGCATTTAATGGTGGACCTAGGACTTGTTTAGGGAAGGAGTTGGCTTATCTGCAGATGAAGTCTGTGGCATCAGCCGTTCTCCTCCGGTACCGGCTGTCATTAGTTCCGGGCCACCGGGTCGAGCAGAAGATGTCTCTGACTTTATTCATGAAGAATGGGCTCAAAGTTTACCTGAAGCCACGTGAATTACCGGTGATAGTGTCTGTGTGA
- the LOC140809857 gene encoding uncharacterized protein, translating to MGVDAYDVQVYLGKLLRFSSRICVAFLIEYPFISFPLLCLFLLYMSFPSVFWFLLYSFPILVCTAIILRIFFSIENGNKNKEDEPGNTSSAEIKRSLKHARSVRRRRAQHINVEENNDSQCNMEEKNEVFSTSFNHDMVDKKALIEESPIEIREIEMDSSFTKGITGEGPKRFTRLGRLEDEGQEENRKWNSGDQKSVIDVDIERTKRLESMIARRRARKLLSLQVRRTLMNMDRNDHATANLSSLVIPKHDDTSIFSSNGSGQISPVPGSAPSVMIPMRNPFDLPYDPHEEKPDLTGDSFQQEFMPANQNDVMFCRHESFSLGAFLPSKKKQNRLEGTSSFQDFGFRQKNCSKEYQVSNLGNPFCNQKFCTCNETNKTKETESESPQVIEPESISNNADDHIKEVIQVYENGDHPQEDIDRAHEGSIRDDNSSTMPSSSSSSQENEPYFKIDKGAILKSLSSMARRNNDIEAKDNTDRIGHNLNYGAYISDKSSLDDHFYYAGKIVPHHTPSFSIASDMQVEVSEISSPPLTINENISSQGEDVSTYDVDMDKEITRCGHDFWEGSSYLSGVEGELLSREVNDDSEQDITEIEISRIHEYENSLVTESMIDHGEMMNISAPPETGEILEEIHSNEGGQRYAEVSIFQVTIDSNDPQTLNLTENLGVQQITEIPSSLSPNSVLQPTFSLDQSSLSIVDQDTEEIQQSRHA from the exons ATGGGTGTCGATGCATATGACGTTCAAGTTTATCTAGGGAAGCTATTAAGATTTTCATCAAGAATTTGTGTTGCATTCTTGATAGAATATCCGTTTATTTCATTTCCTTTGCTATGCTTATTTCTCCTGTACATGTCATTCCCGTCGGTTTTCTGGTTTTTGCTGTATAGTTTCCCCATTCTTGTCTGTACAGCCATCATTCTCAGAATCTTTTTCAGtattgaaaatggaaataaaaacaAAGAGGATGAGCCTGGTAATACAAGCTCTGCAGAGATCAAGAGATCATTAAAACATGCCCGATCTGTGAGACGAAGACGGGCTCAACATATCAATGTGGAAGAGAATAATGATAGTCAATGCAACATGGAAGAGAAAAACGAGGTTTTCTCAACGAGTTTCAATCATGATATGGTTGACAAAAAGGCACTGATTGAAGAAAGCCCAATAGAGATTCGAGAGATTGAGATGGATTCTTCATTTACGAAGGGTATCACAGGTGAAGGGCCTAAAAGATTTACACGTTTAGGGAGGTTGGAAGATGAAGGTCAAGAAGAGAATAGGAAATGGAATAGCGGTGATCAGAAAAGTGTAATTGATGTTGACATTGAAAGAACGAAGCGACTAGAGAGCATGATTGCAAGGCGTAGGGCGCGAAAACTGCTGTCTCTTCAAGTTAGGAGAACGCTGATGAACATGGATAGAAATGATCATGCAACTGCAAATCTTTCTTCCCTTGTTATTCCCAAACACGATGATACCTCCATATTTTCTAGTAATGGTAGTGGTCAGATTTCTCCAGTACCTGGTTCGGCACCATCCGTTATGATACCAATGCGCAACCCCTTTGATCTTCCATACGATCCACACGAGGAAAAACCGGACCTCACAGGTGACAGCTTCCAGCAAGAGTTCATGCCTGCTAACCAAAACGATGTGATGTTTTGCAGGCATGAGAGCTTCAGCTTAGGGGCTTTCTTGCCTTCAAAAAAGAAACAGAATAGACTAGAAGGAACATCATCATTCCAGGATTTTGGTTTCAGGCAAAAGAATTGTTCAAAAGAGTATCAGGTCTCCAACCTGGGAAACCCTTTTTGCAACCAGAAATTTTGCACAT GTAATGAAACTAACAAGACAAAAGAAACAGAGTCAGAATCACCTCAAGTGATCGAACCTGAGTCGATATCTAATAATGCAGATGATCACATCAAAGAGGTCATTCAAGTATACGAGAATGGTGATCATCCCCAAGAAGATATTGACAGAGCACATGAAGGATCGATACGAGATGACAATTCAAGCACCATGCCGAGTTCATCATCTTCATCACAAGAGAATGAGCCATACTTTAAAATAGATAAAGGAGCAATATTAAAATCTCTTTCTTCTATGGCTCGAAGAAACAATGATATAGAAGCAAAGGATAACACTGACCGGATAGGACACAATCTGAATTATGGAGCTTATATTTCTGATAAGAGTAGCTTGGACGATCACTTTTATTACGCAGGTAAGATTGTGCCACATCACACTCCTTCCTTCTCTATTGCTTCGGATATGCAGGTCGAAGTGTCAGAAATTAGTTCTCCTCCTCTAACAATCAACGAGAACATCTCATCCCAAGGTGAGGATGTTTCAACATATGATGTTGACATGGATAAAGAGATAACTAGATGCGGCCACGACTTTTGGGAAGGTTCATCCTACCTGTCAGGAGTGGAGGGTGAATTATTATCAAGAGAAGTAAATGATGATAGTGAACAAGACATTACAGAAATTGAAATTTCAAGAATTCACGAGTATGAGAATAGTCTTGTGACTGAATCCATGATAGATCACGGGGAAATGATGAATATTTCTGCACCACCTGAGACCGGAGAGATTCTCGAAGAAATCCACAGTAATGAAGGTGGGCAACGGTATGCTGAAGTTAGCATTTTTCAGGTTACCATAGATTCTAATGATCCTCAAACATTAAATCTGACGGAAAATCTTGGGGTGCAACAAATTACTGAAATCCCAAGCTCATTGTCTCCCAACTCTGTATTACAACCAACATTTTCATTGGATCAGAGTAGTTTGTCAATTGTTGATCAAGACACTGAGGAGATTCAGCAATCCCGTCACGCATAA